The Meles meles chromosome 12, mMelMel3.1 paternal haplotype, whole genome shotgun sequence genomic sequence TTAGAACCTGTGTACTCCACTGCCAGAGGACTGGAGAGATGTGGCAGGGGAGGGATCTGTGTGGACACGTACAGGGGGACCTCCCCCATCAGGCTAGCACTCACAACAAGAATCCTCAGTGTCTGATTGACCcggaggcccaggcccaggctcaAGGCTCCCACTGCAGAGATGCGGTTGTTGCTGCAACAGAAAGACACGAGCATTTTGCTACTTTCCGAGCAGCTGTGCAGGTGGACCCAATTGGACTTCACATTCCAGCCTCCACTGATGCTCCAGGGACCCTGGGAAGGTCAGTATGCAAAGACTGGGTAGTGACTCTGCTTCACTGGAGGCTCCCAGTGTTCAGGGAGACCACTCAGCAAACACACCTAGAGCACCCCCCCTCCCTAGCAGAGGCCAGCTGCTGCCCGCAGGCCCTCAGAGCTTAGCAGGTCCTCCCACAtgtcccccccacacccccgccatCAGCACCCCATTCCTATCAGCAGGACAGCATCTGTGCCGGAAACCACCCAGCTCCCTCCTCAcgtcctctcctcctgcttctccagaTGGACCTAAGCTCTGGCCCCAGCACCTCTCTTGGCCACTTCAGCTCCGAGCCAGTCCCTCTCTACTCTGACCTCTCTGGCTTCGAATTCCAACATGTCTCATAGCCTCTTCTGGCTTTAGCTCCTTCCATGGGAAGGACAGAATTGCTTCAGGAAGACCCTGATCATTCCAGCAGCACCCCCAGGGGAAGTGCTCAGCCACACAGTCCAGGACCTACTGGGCTTCTGCCTCTCTCATTTCCTGTGGTTTGCTGCCTCTGCTCTGGTTTCTTGCCCAGGGCTGGGATGCCGCCTGAGCCTGCAGCAGCAAATCACACAGGGCAGGCCCTCAGCAGTCATCTGCTGAGTGGAACAGGAGCACTCCCCCACACCAGTCTCTGCTGaagatgttttgtttgtttatttgtttgtttgttttgcttcgtTTTGAAGTAGGTTCccacgcccagcacggagcccagtgcgtggcttgaactcaccaccctgaggtcgagacctgagctgagagctgagatcaagaatcagacgcttaactgactgagccaccttggcacCCCTCTACTGAAGCTGTTTTACATATCTGTTTTCAATTCTCAGCCCCCGCCTATGCAGCAGGAATTATGAGACCCAAAGTACAATGCTGAACTTGAGTGAGGGGGCCAGAGCTGGGTGCTCTTGGATTGTGGCTCAAGCCCCATCACGGTTAGACTGTGGTATATTTGCCGATTAAGGTGGTAAACAGCAGGAAGATCTTGGAGTCCCTGAGCCCTCATGTGACTTTGGACGTGGAGGCTGTGACACAGTgaccactttatttttctttttttaagattgtatttatttatttatttgtcagagagagagagagcacaagcaggcagagtggcaggcagaggcggagagagaagcagactccctgccaagcaaggagcccaatgcggaacttgatcccaggaccctgagatcatgacctgagccgaaggcagtggcttaactgactgagccacccaggtgccagggaCCACTTTATACACCTCACCTCATGCTGAGTTCCTCCAACACGTTGTTGGTCTTAAGTGCCTCACCCACTGCGGATGCTCCAGGATCTCCAAAGCCATTGTATGAGATGTCCAGGACTCTGAGGAAGATGTTTGCCTGGAATGCAAGAGTGAAGCCAGGAGACCACTCCTCCCCacccgctccccctcccctgaAGGTGGCCAGGGACCACAGTCTCACAGCCAGGAGGCCTGAGGAGCAAATAAACACAGACTGAGAGCAGAAGGTCGGAGGTTCCAGGTAAGAATCTTGTGGCTGGAATGATGGTGACCAGGAGACCTGAATGACTGGGAATATAGCACCCAGGGTGGGTGTGGATGACCCTCAGAGACAGACTTGATGATCTGGCTCACGTCCACTTGGGGACCCAAGGACAGGTTCTCCGAAGCACAGAGCAGGATTCCAAAGGGGCTCCAGGGAAGGGTTGTTGGGGACTGAcggggagaagggcaggagctTGTGGCTGCACTGGGAACACTGGGAACTCCACCACTTGTGGAGCAGGATCCCCAGGTCAGCCCCAGGGGAGTGCACCAAGCAAGGCAGCTGCTGCCATTTCCTGAGGAGAACCCCACAAAGGGAGCTGGCACCAGGGACATCCTGGCAGGGGCTAGGAGCCACCCATTCCCGAGACCTACGAACCACAAGATCCAAGGAAGAAAGTGGTATGTTTCAGAGTGTGTGCGGGACCCAAGGGTGCAGGGTGTCACTTCAGAGAAGCATCTGCATATGCCCTCAGTGAGCACCAGACCACACGATGTCCCCCACCAGCCATATGCCTATAGTATCTATAATATCCGGAGAAGGTATGCAACATTCAATCGTAGACCCTTCAGGAAGCATCATGAGAACAAGCATGGTGTTTCAGAGTCATGATATGGGGCTGGGAAAATTGAAATCaccaaacaaaatattttgcaaGCTCTTCTTAAAAGATCCAAGGCTCATTTCTGAAGAGCTGTAAAGACAGGGAGCTGATACCTGGGAGACCAATCCCCACAGGACAGGCCAGAAGGGTACAGGTTGTAGGGCTGTTCATACCTCCAGTCCCCTAGCAAAGGCTACAGCTCCTGGTCCTCGAAGGTGATTCCAGCTTATATTAAGCTCAGTGAGTCCTGTATTTTCTGCCAGGGCTGGTCCAAGTATCTCCCCTTCAGAAACACCAAGACAGGCCTTACTCATTCTGTTCATTCCTTCAAAAAATGATACTAATGACAGTGGTGTGCCAGGGTCTCTGCTGGGTGGCAGGGTCACTAAGTTGAACCCAGTATGGTCCTGCCCTGTCCTCAAGGAATTCACATTTAATAGGGGAGATacagttgattctttttttttaagattttatttatttatttaacagacagagatcacaagtaggcaaagaggcgggggtggggtggggtgcatggcggggaagcaggctccctgctgagcagagagcctgatgtggggctggatcccaggaccctggaatcacgacctgagccgaaggcagaggctttaacccctgagccacctaggtgcccccagttgattcttgaacaacatggggatTGGGGCACCAAACCCCTGTACAGTTGAAAATCTTCATGTAACTTTGACTTCCCCAAGCCTCAACAACTGAGAGCCTACTTGTTGATCAGAAAGAAGACCTTACTGAGAACATTAAGTGTTGATTAACACATTTGTAAGCTATGTATATTAGAtgctatattcttaaaataaagtaagctaaagaaaatattattgaggggcgcctgggtggctcagtgggttaagcctctgccttcggctcaggtcgtggtcccagggtcctgggatcaagccctgcatcgggctctctgctcagcagggagcctgcttccccctctctctgcctgcctctctgcctacttgtgatctctctctctgtcaaattaaaaaaaatatattattgagaAAGTCattggggggcacctaggtggctcagttggttgagtgtccgacccttgatttcagctcaggtcatgatctcagggtcgtgagatcgaaccccatgccaggctccacactgggtgtggagcctgcttgagattctttctctcctttccctctgcatgctcccaatttctctctctctctctgtaaaataaataaataaatctttaaaaagaaaatcaacagagaaaatacacatgtaatactgtatttataaaaaatttgcatataagtggacccatgcagttcaaatccATGTCCAACTATAAATACAAGTTAATGGAATATGAGCTATCATAGACTACAAACAGGGATGTGTTGGAACAGGGTAGGGACAAACCCAGCCTTAGGCGGGGGTGTCAAGACAGTGAGGACAGGGAGATAACCTTGAAGATGGAGGGTCTCACCACCTGTGCAGGCACACAACAGCAgagaacacacacaggaaactgcAAACATGTGGAGGCATGAGGGAGCACGGAGCACTTGTGGAAATGCCCACAGGCCCGGCAGGTCGGGGGGGAAGCCACTGAAATGAGGTAAGAGTGATGGGTACTAGGGAGAGGCTGAGAGGCTTCAATGCTGGGCCAAGTCTTTGGGGGCACCAACCAGTTAGTGGTGAGGCTTTAAGAAATGGCTGGGCTCCTTAGTGGCAGGTGTAGGGTATGGACTGAGGTGGGCAGCGGCAAAGAGGTGAGGAGGCTGGTGCAGCTGTGTGGAGAGAAGGCACTtgtgggagagaaaaggaaggagcagGGCAGGGTAAGAGACCTTGAGAGATTTTTAGCatataaaaatggacagaagtccCACCACCCACCATGTTCTCTACTCTGTCAGGATTCAGCCAGTCTGACCTGCTCCCAGTACTCAAAAGCACCAGCACCAATATGACTCTGGGCTGTCCCCCTGGGTAGGACTCCTGACTCCCTCTTCACCTGGATAACTGCTCCTCATCCTTCTAACGGGGGCTCACAGCATCAGGAAGCCTTGCCTGCCCAGCTGGGTTGTGCTGCCTTGCGCCCCAAGTCCAATGTGCTTCCATTCTTCCAGGCCTTGGTCTAATGACCTCTCTTTGCCTGATCATTCTCTCCCAACAGCCCAGAAGTCTCTCAAGAATATgaactggggggcacctgggtggattagtgggttaaagtctctgccttcagctcaggtcatgattccggggtcctgggatcgagccccgcatcgggctctctgctcagtggggagcctgcttcctcctctctctctctctctctctgcctgcctctctgcctacttgtgatttctgtctgtcaaaaaaataaataaaatctttaaaaaaaaagaatatgaactgGAACCCTCCCCATGGTCTCAGCTCCTCATGTGGTTTAATAAGGCTGGTTTgaagaaagacacagaggaaaaacAGATGCTCTAACTGAGCAGAACTACCTTGCtcaggggtgcctgcctgggtcagtcagtagagcatgcaactcttgacctcggggttgtgagtcCAAGCACGAAGTTGGGCACAGAGATcgcttaaaaataaattcttaggggaagaaaagaaaggaaggaaaggaaggaaagtaggaagaaagggagggagggagggagggaggaaggaaggaagaaaaaagatcgCCTGCTTGGCCAGAACCCACTGCCGGAAGATGCTTTAGCACCTTGGAGAGTTCCCTGCAAGGCAGCCAGCTGGGACTTCTGGGCAGCCTCCCTGAGAACAGGACTCTGGATTCCCAACCCAGCACGGTCTGACACCCACAGATTCTCAGGTACAGGTATGGACTTTCCCCCTTCCTCAGATACTTCTAGcactgggaggagaggcaggtggcTCCCGCTTGTAGGTAAGCCCCTTCTTTGCTGAACAACTAGAGGGTGAAAAGTTTCCTCTACATACATGAATTGGCCTCTTGAAATTCCAATGCTTAGACTTCATGACCATGACCTCCATAGCCAACCATGAGGTAGGTGCTACCTTTGCCTTGGGTCAGATGGGGAAATTAAGACCCAAGCTCTTCACCCTTCAAAGGAGTGAGCCCCACCCACAGATCCCCACTTGAGGAAACAAAATGGTCCTGCTGAGTTTGTATTTTCTGAGCTGAAGACCTCCCTATCACATTGTGTAGCCTTCACAGGGCCTTCACAGGGCCTTAGCTTCCTGCCTTGTCCATCCTGGCTGCCTCTTCGGTGCTCACCTTTTCACTGTGAAGGCCCAGGGGGACACCTATACTTAGTTTGTTGGAAGtctgaaatgattttttatttacttgagagaaagagagagaattagtgagggagagggagaagcagactccccactaagcagggagtccaacaagtcgctcgatcccagaaccctgggatcatgacctgagctgaagccaggtgcttaactgaatgagccatccaggtcccctcaacttcttttttaatttcacagaCTTCTCATAGTAATTTTCTTAGAAGGTAAACAGGGTATCTGGCAGTTAAATTCTAAGGCTGATCCTCAAAGGCCAAGGTTGGTAACACCTCTACTCTAAGCTGCTTGAGACAGAACAGTGATTCCCCAACTTTCTTGATCAGACAAATCTCCTAAGGCATCTATTAAAATGTAGATTCATCATGGGTTTTGCCCTGCCAAGATTCTGGTTCAGCAGGTTCAGGGCCCAGGAGGAATCCATGTTCCTAACCTCAGGTCCCAACTGATTCCTATAATTGATTGGAGTGGTTGAAGACAGACAGGTAGAAGTGCATGCTCCTGGAAAAGCAGATAGCCtctgcaaaggccctggggcatgAAAGTGGTGAGATCAAGGAATCCAATCAATGTCTTCCACAGCACTTGCAATAAGATCTTCATGCCTTTTGCCAAGATTTGTAGGCCGGAAGCCCTCCACCTCTTCACCCAGAGCCCACACCTCACAGCACAACGCCTCTCTCCTGGCTCACTAGCCCAGCCACACCATTATCTATCAGTCTGGGAAATAAGCCTTCATGTTCACTCTTCCTCTTCTTGAAATGCTCTCTCCCTGGTCTTGCCATGGCTGATTTTTTTCCCACCCTGCACATTTCAGCTGAAATGTCATCTCACGGGGCCCTCCCCAGCCACCTAAGGCAAGGGGTCCCCATTCATTCCCATTCATCTCAATTCATCAGGGCATTCATTCATGCCCTGTTTATTTTGTTGCACCAATAATTATGGAGAATTATCTCATTAATAGGCATTCCTTGAGACCAGGGACTCTGTCTTGTTCACAACCAGGTCACTAGGGGCTAAATCAGCATCCAGCACAAGCAACAGCAGTCCATGGCAATCTGTGGGATGGATGAAGAGTTCTGTGTGGAAGGAGCGGGAGAGGGGCAGGCCAAAGTGGGACATGGGAAACAGGAGCCAGAGCATGAATGTTCAGAGAGGCCCTGTCAACCTCCACCCGCCACTGTCCCAGGAAGATGGGCTCGAGTGCCCCATGGTGGCTCTGGCTGGATGTTACCTGCGTGGTCATTCAGCTGGTTATAGCTCAGATCCAGGGATTTCAGTCCTGTGTGAGCCAGCAGGAGTTCAGCAAGGTACTGGGCTGCATGCTCCTCCAGGCCATTCCCTGCCAGTTGTACCTTCTGCATGGTTGGGTTCACTGTGAGGGCAGCACAGATCGCCCGGGCTCCCACCACTCCCATCTGGTTCTCCGACAGGTCCACATCTACGGGTTGGCAGCAGTCCTCCATCAGTGGGATCCAAAGTCAGGTACTGccctcttcccccttcctctatCTCCGAAATCTCCAGGCCTGAGGCAGCAGAGGAGGCGAGACAGCGGGACGATCCTGGGGTTGCACAGTGACTGGGCCTCACATCAGCTAGATCCATCCCCTCAAGCCCCAGGCAGCTTCTCTGATGCCCACAACCCCTCCATGTATCCACAAGCTTCTTTGCCTCAGGGTTCAAACTGCGTACTTCATGGTTTGTATAGGATACCCGTGATGGCGAGGTGACCACCCATGGATGATTCCTGCCTAACAGCAATGTACCACACCCACAAAAGTCTTCATCGATGCGTTTCTGTGAACTGGCAATGACAGCCCAGGTGACCAGTGCACGGAGCGCATACGTGAgccgggctccttgctgagccctTCATGTGCAGTTTCATTTCATACTCAGCACAACCCCACGGGCTAAGTGCTATTGTTGGGGCCATTTCACAGATTGAAAACTAAGGCTCAGTGAGGTGGAGCAGGTTGCCTGGGGCCTCCTAGCTCATCAGTGGTAGAGACGGCATTTTCATCCAGCCCTACTTCTTTCCACCCAGCACTCCACTCTCTCACATTGCCCATCGCCTGCCTCTCCGTTAGAGGACCTCTCACCCAGCACTTAAGCAGTAGGAGGCCACGATAAGCAGGGGGTTGTTGGCTagaagaggagggggtggggcacaggCTGGGTCAGGAGGGGAATAGTTTCCAGCATTGGGGGCACCACAGAGAGTCTAACACCACCCcgacccacccctgcccctgcagcACCAGGTCATGGGTGAGAAGGCCTGGCTATGGGGGAGCCCACACCCCCAGGAAAGGGAGGACTCAAATCTGCCCACCTTCCCCAGGCTCAGCACCTACCAGAGATAATGCTGGTTTTGCTCAGGGCACCTGCCAGGGCCTCCACTCCGGCCCCACAGAGCCCATTGTCTCGAAGGTCCAGCCGCTTGACATAGGGATTGGAGGTCAATGCTGAAGCCAGAGCCCGGGCACCCTGGGATAAAGAGGAGCCTGAGGGACCTGGTCCTTCCCAGGGGTGAAGGCCCCAGACACAGCTGGTCACTACCCTGGCTCATTTCCAGGGGTCAGTCCACCCAGTGGTCTCCAACTGGATGGCCCTCTCCTTCCCACATGCCCAGGGGACACCTTATCCTTCTAGACTTCACCCAGATCTCACCTCCTGGAACCTTCCCCGGCTGCCCCGCCTCAGCAGGTTAGGGGCCCCCCTGCAGGCCCCCCAACCATCACACTGAATTCTGTCATAGCCCTGATACCACCTGTCACCCAGATGCAGGGATGGTACATGTCTGACACACAGAAAGGCTGGGGAGTGTGTGGTATGGGCTCAGGGAGGGTCCACTCCCATGGCTGGTATCTCACAGGTCCTGTCACTTCAAGCCTGGCTCCAGGGTCTCTCCAGGGTTACCTGGGGCCCCAGGCCACGGTGCCGCAGGTTCAGCTCTGGGGTGCTCCCCTGGCGCAGGAAGCAGGAGGCCGGCACAACACTATGGGCCTGGCAAGATCTCAGGTAGAGGGTGTCCTTGGTCAGTTCTCCAGGCCCACGGATGTCTGATAGGAGACAGGGAGTTGATGAATGTGGGTCCCTCCCCAGAATGGATCCTCCCCAGACACAGTGGCCTACTCCATGCCCCCTGTGTTCCCCTCTAGAAGTATTTCTTCCCAGGCTAATAGGGACACTGAAAGTCAGACAAAGCAAGTCCTTTCCCTAAAGCCACACAGCTAGTAGTTAAtcctggcagagccaggattagaACCTTTCCTGTTGGACGCCAAAGTGCATGCTGCCTTTTCTACTGGATTACAAAACACGtatgttttgtgaatattttatggGGGAAGAAATCAAAACAATTCTAAGTTCTATACATTTATTAGCTTAGTTGTTCCTGTGGATTGGGAAAACTCGCCCTGATCCTATTTCGGGGGGCACACCCCTTCTTACACTGTTTGGCGGGTTGAACATCACTCACTTTGGAGACGTTTTCTAAAGGTGGAACTCCTGACACCGCCAGGAGCATTGTGGGGAGGGAACGGGGCTGGCTGGAGGTGCTGCCGGCAGTCCCACAGAGGGGTAtgctccctgctggacagagaTCTTCCCCACTgggccccctcctgccccctccacccctgctatAGAAGCTCCCTAGGTGAGGAGACAGGCCTGCGCTCATCCCTGCCCGAGAGCACCTTCCATCTCCTGGTCGGAGTCTGAATCAACGACCGAACCCTCCTCGGCCTCTGGGGGCCCAGCAAGACGCCCAGCGGCCGCTGccacctcttcctcctgctcttccttctcccccgATCTCTCGCACGGAGCCCTCATGGTTACGCCCATCTCTCAGTCCCTGGCACTGAGACCCGAACTGTGCTGCACAGAACCTAGAGCACAGCCCGGGAATATGCGCGGACCCTCCGGCTGAGTTGACCAATCGAATGTGGCGCACAGCGAACAGGCGCCCGCTGCAGCCAATAGAGACGCGCCTCCCCCGGAGCTGTCGCCCGGGCAACCCGGTGTTGTTGGTTGCTACAGAAACGCTGCTTGAGTGGGCCGACCTTTAGCCTACTCAGGCTGGACAGATGAGAGCGTGCGCCAGGGTTCCAGCATCGCCCTCACACCTTCCGCAGACTGAGGAACATGGCTGACCCAAAGCCTCTGCTTTTTGTCCCTACGGTCCGCGGACGCGCTGCACAAGAGAGCCTCGGTCACCCTCCTCTCTGGAGCCAGAGTCACACTTTGACTCTGGCTGCCAGTTCTCTCCCCTGCTCTAGCGTCGCCTATGCTGCTTCCTCCACCAGGACATTCCTCTCCAACTTTGCTTGTTGAACTTCAGAATCTCCAAGTGTCAGCTCAGAGGTCACTTCTTCCTGAAGCTTTCCTTGAGTCGTCCT encodes the following:
- the LRRC74B gene encoding leucine-rich repeat-containing protein 74B, with protein sequence MRAPCERSGEKEEQEEEVAAAAGRLAGPPEAEEGSVVDSDSDQEMEDIRGPGELTKDTLYLRSCQAHSVVPASCFLRQGSTPELNLRHRGLGPQGARALASALTSNPYVKRLDLRDNGLCGAGVEALAGALSKTSIISDVDLSENQMGVVGARAICAALTVNPTMQKVQLAGNGLEEHAAQYLAELLLAHTGLKSLDLSYNQLNDHAGEILGPALAENTGLTELNISWNHLRGPGAVAFARGLEANIFLRVLDISYNGFGDPGASAVGEALKTNNVLEELSMSNNRISAVGALSLGLGLRVNQTLRILVMSRNPMRGEGCFGVLKSVRENPMSALELLDFSEIQVGREFDDLASSVKVLLPALHVKTAAHRVKYKKELPPVFTPSLPASVPK